The DNA window GGCGGTGCGCTTTCCGGACGTGGACATCCAGGTGGCGGTGGAGCCGGATGCGCCGCCTCGCGCGCTGATGCGAGGAGGCGCCACCACGCTGCGCCGCGTGGTGGAGAACCTGGTGCTCAACGCCTGCGAGGGAGACGGCGAGCGCGGCGCGACACGCGTGGCCATCGAGGCCCGGGTGGAGCCGCTCAGCGGCCGACTGGAGGTCGTCATCGCCGACAACGGGCCGGGCTTCCCCACCGCGTTCCTCAACGTCCCCGCGGAGGAGCTCTACACCTCCAAGCCGGAAGGCACCGGCCTGGGCCTCTACACCAGCGAATGCCTGCTTCGCGCCAGCGGCGGAATCCTGCACCGGCGCAATGCCCCGGACGGCGGCGCCCTGCTCCGCCTGTACCTGCCGAGGGAATACTCATGAGCGGTGGAGCGCTGTATCAGGAGTCCCTGCGGGTGCTGCGACGGCTGGAGCTGCCCGAGGAATCGGAGCGCGACGTGCTCGCCGCGTTGGAGGCCGCGCAGCCCGGGCCGCTGTCACTCTTCTACGAGGCGGGAGCCGAAGCCGGGCTGGAGCGCGACCTGCTGACGACACGCGGCGTGGGCCTCTTCTTCAGCTTCAGCGCGGGCAACCTCGCCGACGACCTCATCGACGGCGACTGCACGTACTTCGACGAGCCCTCGCGCGTGGGGCCGTGCGTGCAGTTCCTCTTGCAGAACCTCGCCTGGGCCACGCTCGCGGAGCCTCGCGCGAAGGTGCCACCCCTCGCGCTGGAGGAAGGCGCGCGGCTGCTCGCGCAGGCCGCGGGGCCCCAGGCGCTGGAGGTGCGCACGCGCGAGTGGACCGCGCCGGTGTTCCGCCGCGTGGCGGAGGGCATCGCCGGCAAGCAGTGGGCGGCCTACCTGCGCATCCTGTGGGCGGGCACGTGGCTGGAAGAGCGCGCCGTGCAGGTGGGCCTGGCGCTGGGCGTGGCGGCGCACATCGCGGAGGACATCCGCTCCAAGGATGCGCGCTTCACGTCCATGCCCCACGGCGACCGGCTCGCGGTGGTGGCGTGGGGACGGCGCGCCGCCGAGTCCCTTCGAAGCCAGGACCTGCGGTGCCTGGACGCGGCCCTGCGCCGCATCGAACCCATCATTCCGGAGGTGGAGCCATGAGGGCGGAATCCCAGTGGAGCGAGTCCCGCCACGACACGGTCGTCGCCTACTACGAGGAGAAGACGGAGCGCATCCTGCGCCGCTACGGGCCGGGCCCCCGCATCCACTTCCACGTGGGACTCGTGGACGACGTGCCTCCGCCCGGAGAGCCCGAGGCGCGCGTGCGCGAGCGCGTCAACGCCGCGCAGGAAGTCCTGCTGGAGGAGCTGGCCCGCGCGATGGGGCCGCTCCCCGAGGAGTGCGAGCTCTTGGACGTGGGCTGCGGCCTGGGCGGTGGCGCGTTGTACTGGGCCTCCAAGCACCAGGCGCGCGTGACGGCGGTGACGAACGTGGGCCTGCACGTGGAGCTGGTGCGCACGTTCGCCGAAATCGAGGGCGTGGGCGCGCGGGTGAAGCCCCTGCACTGCGACGCGCTCGCGGTGCCGGGGCGGGCCTGCTTCGACGCGGTGGTGGCGGTGGAGACGTGCAGCTACCTGCCACGCCCGGAGTGGTTCCGCCGCGTGCGCGGCCTCCTGCGTCCCGGAGGCGTGGTGGCCATCGCGGACTGCTTCCTCGGGAGGCCGGAGCTGGCGGCGCCGTTCGACCGCTACTGGCGCACGCGCATCGGCACGAGGGAGGAGTACCTGTCCGCCGCGCACGCCGCGGGGCTGGAGCTGGAGGTGTGTGACGACGTGTCCGGACGCGCGGTGGGCTTCTGGTCCCTCACGCTGGAGCTCCTGGCCCATGAGCGCTTCGCGCCCACCGGTCAGCTCCCCGCGCGAATCCTGGCCCGCGGCGAGTCGCGCCGGGAACACCTGCGGCTCCAGCAGGCCCTGTTGGATGGAGGACTGGAGTACGCGTTGCTCGTGCTGCGCCGCGAGGACTGAAGCTGTCCAGCCCTCCTCGCGGTCTCGAGCGGACGAAGGGCCGGGCGCTCGTCCCAGTCGTGCCTGGAGCGCGGTGCGGCCCCAGCGTTGGGCCAGCCTGAAAGGAGGCACGCGCGATGAGGACTTTCACGCGATGGTTGACGGTGGCGGCGGTGGCGGCGGCCCTGACGGTGACGGGTTGCAAGGAGCGAAGCCGGGACAACACCGGCGCCACGGGCGGCTCCGGCCGCGAGAGCAACACGATGCAGCCGGGCACCGGCGGCAGTGGCCCGCAGATGCATGACACGGACGCGGGCACCCAGCAGCGCTGAGGTCGCTGGCTGCCCGGTGGGCTCCGGCTGTTATCCTGACGATTCGACGTCGGACAGCCGGAGCTCATCATGCGTGTGTGGATTGTGGGGACGGTCATCGCGGGGGCACTCGTGCTCCTGCTGTGGCAGGTGCTGGGAGCGCCCTCCTCGCCCCCCATGGGAGGGACGGCCTCCGCGCCCCGGCTCGCGTCGAGCGGCGCCGTGCCCCGCACTTCCGCCCCCACGCGAGCCCACGCCAACGGCCTGTCCATCCGAGGCACCGTGGTGGATGCGTGGGGCAAGGGCGTCGCGGGTGCGCACGTCTCCGCGTCGTCGCCCGAGGCTGGACAGACGCTGTCCGAAATCCCCTGTCCGGATGAAGCCCTTCCCCCTTGGGAAGTCGTGACGGGCGAGACGCCCCTGCGACGCAAGCTCGCCTGGTGCCTGCCCCAGAGCCAGGACATCGTCCTCGCGATGCTGCTCGCTCGCGAGGGTGAGGCGACGGTCTCCGCGGAGGCGGTGTCGGACAAGGATGGAATGTTCGTGTTGGAGGGCCTGCCCGAGGGGCCCCAAGCACTCCTGGCGCTCTCCGCGCGCGGCACGGCGATGCGACGAGGAGTCCCGGCGGGAAGCCAGGGCGTGGCGCTGACGCTGGAGAGTCCCCGGTACCTGAAGGGGCGAGCCCTCGGTGACGAGGAGCCCCTGTCAGGGGCCTCGGTGATGGTGGTGGGCCGCGAGTACACCCGGTTCTTCGACGGCGCCACCACGGACGATGGACGCTTCCAGGTCGGCCCCCTGCCCCCTGGCAGCTATCTGGTCCTCATCTCGAAGGAGGGCTGGATTCCCGCGCTGGAGGAGCTTCCGCTCGGCGTCGAGGACGCGGAGGTGAAGCTGCGCCGACGACACCGGCTCTCCGGCCAGGTGGTGGCGAACGGCGTCCCTGTCCCCTCGGTGGAGGTCCTCGCGGCCAGCGCGAGTGCCTTGACGGGAGCACCGCCCCTTCGCACCACGAGCGATGAGCAGGGACGCTTCTCGTTCGAGCTGGGCACGGGCCATCACACCCTCACCGCCGAGCAGGACGGACGGTACGCGCTCGCCCAGGTGAAGCTGCCCGTGTCGCCGCCCTCCAACGTGCTGCTGAAGCTGGGCGAGGCGCTCCACGCCGAGGGCACCGTGTTCAACGACGCGGGCGGCACGGTGGCGGGCGCGAAGGTGTCGCTGGAGCGTCCGGGCCATGGCGGAAAGGAGCTGTCGGTCGTCACCGATGCGAATGGCCGCTACCGCGTGGGTCCCCTCCAGCCTGCCCGGTGGACCTTCGTGCTCCAGGCCGAAGGCCACCTCGACATGCTGGAAGGAGAGGTGCTGGAGGTGAAGCCGGGCATGCGCCCCCTGGACTTCATGATGAAGCGCGCGGCCTCCATCACCGGCCGCGTCCTGGACCCCGCGGGCCGTCCCGTGCCGGGCCTCCACCTGGAATTGGAGAGGGACACGCCCGAGGAGCCCGTGGAGTACGAGCTTCAGGAGGGGACCTTCTCCGGCCGGGACGGCCGCTTCGTGCTGGATGCCTCCGAGCCCGGCGAGTACCGGGTCCTCATCCGGGAAGACCACTTCCTCCCCGCGCGCATCGCGGTGAAGGCCCCTTCCACCGGCGTGGACATCACGTTGAGCGAGGGTGCCTCCGTGGAAGGCACGCTGACGGATGCGCGAGGCCTGCCCCTCCCCGGGTTCTACATGAGCGTGATTCCCCTGGCCGAGGAGGGCAGCGACCCGGCGAACCGGATGGAGGCCACCACGACGGACGCCCAGGGCCGATTCCACCGCAAGGGCCTGACCCCAGGGCGCTATCGCGTGCTGGCGGAGCGCGAGACGGACAGCGTGGACCAGGCGGTGTGGACAGACGTGGAGGTGACGAAGGACACGGTGGTGAAAGTGGCCCTGCGGCGCCCCGAGGAGCATGCCCTGGAGGGCGTCGTGGTCGATGTCGAGGGCAAACCCGTCGAGCGGGTGGGCGTCCGCGCCACGTCAGTGGAGGCCCCCGGGCGACTGGAGACGAGCTGCTTCCGCAAGGACATCGTGGGGGTCCTCACGGACGCGCACGGGCGGTTCATCCTCCAGGGGCTGACTCAGGGCCGCCACACCCTCAACGCCATGCGGGTGGGTCATACCTTCCTGCCAGAGCGCTCCTCCGGCGGCACGGCGGGCGCGAATGGCCTCGAGGTGAGCGAGGAGACGCGACAGGTGCGGCTGGTGGTGAAGCGCCACTCTCACGTCCGAGGCCGGCTCATCGGCCCCGACGGCGCGCCCTTGCGCGACATCGTCATCAACGAGAACCCCGTCAAGACACGCGAGGACGGCTCCTTCTCCATCCCCAACCATGGGCAGCCGACCACCGCGCCGTTCTTCTTCACCGCGAAGAAGCTGCCCACGGTGACGCGCATGGTGCAGGGAGGCTGGGAGTCGCCGGACGTCGACCTGGGCGACATCCAGATGGAGACGGGCCGCTACATCATCGGTCAGGTGCTGTCGGCTTCGTCGGGACAGCCCGTGGGCGGCCTTCACGTCCTGGTCAACGTCGAGGGCGTCATCCCCGATGAGGAGCGGATGGCCCCCTTGGCATCCACGGCGGTGAACAGTGAAGGCCGCTTCATCCTGGGGCCGTTGGAGCCGCGTCCGCTCACCCTTGAGTTCCGCGACCGGCAGACCCGCTTCCGCACCCTGCACCTGAAGGTGGATGAAACCGAGCGGGAGGTGACGGCGCGACTGACGCCTCGAATCCGGGTGACGGCGACCGCGAAGGACCTCAAGGGCCGCCCCGTCGAGGGCCGGGTCATCAGCGTGAGTGCGGGCACCCAGAAATCATTCCCCATGACCGACGGTGTGGCGCTCGTGGACGGCCTCGACACGGGCACCCACGAGCTTTTGCTTCACCCCCATCCACGAAGCCAGGAGCGAGGGGAGTTCGCGCCCGTGCGGCTGGTGGTACCCGCGGAGGGCGGAGACATGGCCGTCGTCTTCCAACCCGTGGAGCCGACCGCGCGGTGAAGCGGCGCGGAGCCGCTGCGGGGCGACAGGTCCACCCCGCTGGGTAGCGCCCTGTCACGCACGCGACAGCGACTCTGGTGACGGCTCGACGCGGCCCCATCGGCGGGGCATGCATGTGTCGGGCAGCGCGCGGTCGCTGCGGGCTGGCATACAAGCGCGGAGCCGTGCATCAGGTACGGTGCGAGCCCCGCCATGCACTTCAAGTTCGTCCACGCCGCCGACCTGCACCTGGACACTCCCTTCCGAGGCGTGGCCGCACAAGGCCCCCTGCTGACGCGTTTCCAGGAGTCCACCTTCCGCGCCTTGTCGCGCATCGTCGACCTGTGTCTGCGCGAGCGCGTCGCCTTCCTGCTGCTGGCCGGGGACTTGTTCGAGGTGAAGGACCGCTCGGTGCGCGCGCGGCTGGCGCTGCGGCGCGAGCTGGGCCGGCTGCATGACGCGGGCATCGGCAGCTTCATCGTCCACGGCAATCATGATCCACTGAGCGGCGACACGGGGACGCTGGGGCTGCCCTCGTCGGTGAAGGTGTTCGGCCCGGACTGGGAAGAGGCGGAGGTGCGGCGCGAGGGCCACCGGCTGTGCCGCGTGCAGGGCATCTCCTATCCCGACGTGGAGGTGCGCGACGACTTGTCCGCGCGCTTCCGCCGCACGAGCAATGACTTCAGCGTGGGCCTGCTGCACGCCAACCTGGGCGGCGCGGAGGGGCACGCCAACTACGCGCCGTGCACGCCCGCGGGGCTGGACTCGCGCGGCCTGGACTACTGGGCGCTGGGGCACGTGCACACGCGCGGCGAGGTGGTGCTGCCCGGCGGTGGCCTCGCGGTGTACCCGGGCAATCCCCAGGGCCGGCATGTGCTGGAGACGGGGGAGCGAGGCTGCGTGCTGGTGGAGGTGGAGGACGGCGGCATGCGCCGGCGCTTCGTGCCGGTGGACACGGTGCGCTGGCATCGGCTGGAGGTGCCGCTGACGGGCGTGGGCACGCTGGACGGCCTCCTGGGCCTGGCGGGTGAGGTGGTGGAGGCGGCGTGTGCTCGCGAGCTGGAAGGCCATGCGGTGCGCCTGGTGCTCACGGGCCGCGGCCCGCTGCACCGCGAGCTCGCGCGGCAGGGTGCGCGGGCTCAGTTGGAGGCGGACCTGCGCGCGCGGCTGGCGTCGGTCCACCCGCCGGTGTTGCTGGAGTCGTTGCGGGACGTGAGCCGCCCGGAGCTGGACTGGGAGTCGCTCCAGGCGGAGGGAGGCTTCGCGCGCACGTTGCTGGAGGAGGCGCGTGCGCTGGAAGCGGACCCGGAGGCCCTCGCGCGGCTGTGGGAAGAGGAAGCGCTGGGGAGCCTGGGACAGCGGCTGAAGCGCCTGGGCGTGGACGTGTTGGAAGCGCCGAGGAAGGAGTGGGTGACTCGCGCGAGCCAGTTGGGCGTCGAGGCACTTCACGAAGAGGAGGGCGCATGAAGCCAGGGCTTCGCATCGACTCGCTGCGCGTGCGGCGGTTCGGACACTTCTCGGACTACGCGCTGGAGCTGGGGCCCGGGCTGCATCTGCTGTACGGCCCCAACGAGGCGGGCAAGAGCACGCTCCTGGCGTTCCTGCGCGCCATGCTGTTCGGCTTCGAGAAGCGAGGACATCCCGAGCGCTATGCGCCTCCCGATGAGGACACGTCCTCGGGAGGAGAGCTCCGGCTGCTCACCGCGACGGGGGCGCTGACGGTGCGGCGCATGGCGACGGCGCGAGGGCGGAAGTCCGAGAGCGTGACGGTGCTGGGGCCGCAGGGAGAGCCGCTGTCCGAGGAGCGGCTGAAGGAGGCGCGGGGCCACGTCACGCGGGAGCTGTTCTTCGACGTCTTCGCCTTCCGGCTGGAGGAGCTGGCGGGCTTCGAGCAGCTCACCGAGGAGCGCGGCGCCTCCGAGGCGCTGGTGGCCGCGAGCATGCGCGGGGCTCGGCGTCTTCCCGAGGCGATGGCGTTGCTGCGCAAGAACGCGGAGCTGCTCTACAAGCCAGCCGGGGTGAACCCCGAGCTGAACGTGAAGCTGCGCGAGTTGGAGGAGGTGCAGGAGAAGCTTCGCCAGGAGGGCAACCGGCCCGCGCTCTACTTCGCGATGCGCGACAAGCAGGAGGCCCTGGGCGTCGAGTCGCGCGCACTGGAGGCTCGCGGCCAGGAGGAGCGCCGGGAGCTGGAGCGACTGGAGCGGCTGGAGTCCGCGCTGGGCGACGTGACGGCGCTGGCGGCGGCTCGCGCGGAGCTGGAGACGCTGCCCATCCTGGGGGCATTCCCCGAGGGCGGTGAGGCCCGGCTGGAGGATGTGCTGCATCGCAGCCGGGGCTATCGCGCGGAGGTGGCGCGACTCGCGGAGCGGCTGGCCTCCACGGAGTCGGAGCTGGAGCGGCTGTCCGTGGCCTCCCCGGTGCGAGGACGGGAAGAGGCGTCGCGAGCGGCGGTGGCCGCGTTCTCGGAGCGCTCGGAGCTGCTTCGCGCGTTGCCCGCGCGGAGGGCCGCGCTCGGGATGAAGCGGCGGCAGGTGGAGGCCGCGCTGGAGGAGCTGGGGCTCGACGTGGATGGGCCCCGGCTGCTCGCGCTGGACTTGAGCGCGGGTGCTCGCGCGGGATTGGAGTCCCTGGCCTCGCGGCTGGAGGTGGAGGAGCTGGGGCGGAGGGAGGCGGGGAGCGCGCTGGGGCGGGCCCGCCTGGAGCGGGAGCGCATGGACGATGCGCTCATGCGCATGGAGGTGGAGCTCGCGGGGCTTCCGGAGGCGCGGCCCGCGCAGGTGCGGCATCAGCAGGCGGGACTGTCGCGGATGCGCGGCGTGCGCGCGGACCTGGAGCGGCTGGGAGAGCAGAAGGAGGAGGCGCGGAGGCGACTGGAGGGCTTGCGAGGGCAGGAGGTCGAGCCCGCGACGCCAGCCGGGGTGATTCCGCTGTGGTGGGTACCCGTGGCCGCCCTCGTGGCGGTGGCGCTCGCGGTGGGAGCGTGGTGGCTGGGTGGGTTCGTCGCGGGAGGACTGGGGCTGGGAGGCGGACTCGTGCTGACGGGCCTGCTGGAGCTGGCCCGGCGCAGGGTGGAGGCGGCGCGAGACACGGAGCGCGGCACCCGCGAGGCTCGGCAGTCGGAGCGTCGGCAGGACGAGGAGCGGCAGCGCGCGGCGCTCGCGGGGCTGGCGGCGCGTGAGGAGTTGCTGCATCGGGAGCTGCTCGCCTCCGCCATCGAGGCGGGGCT is part of the Myxococcus landrumus genome and encodes:
- a CDS encoding carboxypeptidase-like regulatory domain-containing protein is translated as MRVWIVGTVIAGALVLLLWQVLGAPSSPPMGGTASAPRLASSGAVPRTSAPTRAHANGLSIRGTVVDAWGKGVAGAHVSASSPEAGQTLSEIPCPDEALPPWEVVTGETPLRRKLAWCLPQSQDIVLAMLLAREGEATVSAEAVSDKDGMFVLEGLPEGPQALLALSARGTAMRRGVPAGSQGVALTLESPRYLKGRALGDEEPLSGASVMVVGREYTRFFDGATTDDGRFQVGPLPPGSYLVLISKEGWIPALEELPLGVEDAEVKLRRRHRLSGQVVANGVPVPSVEVLAASASALTGAPPLRTTSDEQGRFSFELGTGHHTLTAEQDGRYALAQVKLPVSPPSNVLLKLGEALHAEGTVFNDAGGTVAGAKVSLERPGHGGKELSVVTDANGRYRVGPLQPARWTFVLQAEGHLDMLEGEVLEVKPGMRPLDFMMKRAASITGRVLDPAGRPVPGLHLELERDTPEEPVEYELQEGTFSGRDGRFVLDASEPGEYRVLIREDHFLPARIAVKAPSTGVDITLSEGASVEGTLTDARGLPLPGFYMSVIPLAEEGSDPANRMEATTTDAQGRFHRKGLTPGRYRVLAERETDSVDQAVWTDVEVTKDTVVKVALRRPEEHALEGVVVDVEGKPVERVGVRATSVEAPGRLETSCFRKDIVGVLTDAHGRFILQGLTQGRHTLNAMRVGHTFLPERSSGGTAGANGLEVSEETRQVRLVVKRHSHVRGRLIGPDGAPLRDIVINENPVKTREDGSFSIPNHGQPTTAPFFFTAKKLPTVTRMVQGGWESPDVDLGDIQMETGRYIIGQVLSASSGQPVGGLHVLVNVEGVIPDEERMAPLASTAVNSEGRFILGPLEPRPLTLEFRDRQTRFRTLHLKVDETEREVTARLTPRIRVTATAKDLKGRPVEGRVISVSAGTQKSFPMTDGVALVDGLDTGTHELLLHPHPRSQERGEFAPVRLVVPAEGGDMAVVFQPVEPTAR
- a CDS encoding metallophosphoesterase family protein is translated as MHFKFVHAADLHLDTPFRGVAAQGPLLTRFQESTFRALSRIVDLCLRERVAFLLLAGDLFEVKDRSVRARLALRRELGRLHDAGIGSFIVHGNHDPLSGDTGTLGLPSSVKVFGPDWEEAEVRREGHRLCRVQGISYPDVEVRDDLSARFRRTSNDFSVGLLHANLGGAEGHANYAPCTPAGLDSRGLDYWALGHVHTRGEVVLPGGGLAVYPGNPQGRHVLETGERGCVLVEVEDGGMRRRFVPVDTVRWHRLEVPLTGVGTLDGLLGLAGEVVEAACARELEGHAVRLVLTGRGPLHRELARQGARAQLEADLRARLASVHPPVLLESLRDVSRPELDWESLQAEGGFARTLLEEARALEADPEALARLWEEEALGSLGQRLKRLGVDVLEAPRKEWVTRASQLGVEALHEEEGA
- a CDS encoding AAA family ATPase, whose protein sequence is MKPGLRIDSLRVRRFGHFSDYALELGPGLHLLYGPNEAGKSTLLAFLRAMLFGFEKRGHPERYAPPDEDTSSGGELRLLTATGALTVRRMATARGRKSESVTVLGPQGEPLSEERLKEARGHVTRELFFDVFAFRLEELAGFEQLTEERGASEALVAASMRGARRLPEAMALLRKNAELLYKPAGVNPELNVKLRELEEVQEKLRQEGNRPALYFAMRDKQEALGVESRALEARGQEERRELERLERLESALGDVTALAAARAELETLPILGAFPEGGEARLEDVLHRSRGYRAEVARLAERLASTESELERLSVASPVRGREEASRAAVAAFSERSELLRALPARRAALGMKRRQVEAALEELGLDVDGPRLLALDLSAGARAGLESLASRLEVEELGRREAGSALGRARLERERMDDALMRMEVELAGLPEARPAQVRHQQAGLSRMRGVRADLERLGEQKEEARRRLEGLRGQEVEPATPAGVIPLWWVPVAALVAVALAVGAWWLGGFVAGGLGLGGGLVLTGLLELARRRVEAARDTERGTREARQSERRQDEERQRAALAGLAAREELLHRELLASAIEAGLTPAATLADMTARESVLAEALEKAARREALVRERDALRASHDVALREERHADETRRGHETRHASLTSELTACLSSRCFPPGLPPQAALALWRDASALRQRWQDVGAEEAALVVDEDACEGVITRLRTLAAELFPGTELPLDGGSPPPQRALGNGPRLSRSSPEVESLALRVSSALDAAREQEAERRTVVERHRELREEKARLDELSRAEEAALASLLAEGGGGDEESFRRHARQARRATELTHHARELAHRIEARTGLSDTEARESLRALGGEAGLRVSLEQLRASHTQAQAKARELLTEQGATGNQLEQWENDDLLARLRIQEETLRAKVAELATRYAEDKLALALLGQARRRFEEEQQPRVVQLASEHFTLLTAGRYRRVFIPAGDERELRVSDGQRDWTAAQLSRGTREQLYLAFRLAVVRDFSETRGALPLIVDDVLVNFDPLRARAAIHLLAQLSEHQQVIAFTCHPWLRALFEAEGARLQHLETRDTPSALRAG
- a CDS encoding SAM-dependent methyltransferase; translation: MRAESQWSESRHDTVVAYYEEKTERILRRYGPGPRIHFHVGLVDDVPPPGEPEARVRERVNAAQEVLLEELARAMGPLPEECELLDVGCGLGGGALYWASKHQARVTAVTNVGLHVELVRTFAEIEGVGARVKPLHCDALAVPGRACFDAVVAVETCSYLPRPEWFRRVRGLLRPGGVVAIADCFLGRPELAAPFDRYWRTRIGTREEYLSAAHAAGLELEVCDDVSGRAVGFWSLTLELLAHERFAPTGQLPARILARGESRREHLRLQQALLDGGLEYALLVLRRED